The Candidatus Schekmanbacteria bacterium genomic interval TTGAAATAAGCTTAACTGCTCAGGCTTTATTCTGCTCTGTCTTTTTTTGCCTGATAGCCTTTAATACTCTTTCCGGTGTGATAGGAAGTTCTTTTATCGGATATCCGATGGCATTGGAAACTGCATTTGCGATTGCAGGCGTAGTACACTGGATTACTCCCTGACCGACTTCTTTTGCTCCGAAAGGTCCGTAAGGGTCTATGGTCTCAACAATAATATGGTCTACTTCAGGCATTTCATATGCGCGTGGCGTCCTGTAATCCAATAGTGTCGGATTAAGGACCCGCCCGTTATCCATTACACATTCTTCATATATAGTCTGACCCATTCCGCTGAAAACCTGTCCATCCATCTGTCCTTCTACTCCAAGCGGATTTATTGCAAAGCCCACGTCATGGGCAACTGTCATTTTTACGAGTTTCACGATCCCTGTTTCAGGATCAACTTCCACCTCTGCGATCTGGGAACCGAAAGAGTATGCAAGTGAGGAATTCCCTTCATGGGTGGTACGGTTTATGTCTTCAATGGGCGGGTTATAAAATCCTCTTCCCATAACAAACCTTCCCTCCTGGGAATAGAGGGTTTCAAAAACCAGATCCTCGAATGATATTGCCTTGTCAGGAGCGTCTTTCGGATATACTTTCCTCTCTTTGAAAATAACGGCAGATGCAGGAACGGAGAATTTTGCAGACGCAGTTTTTAAGAGCTGCTTCTTTACATCTGCGCATGCATTTATCACTGCATTTCCTGTCGTAAACGTACCTCTCTGGGAAATCGCTCCTATGTCAAGCGGAGTGATATCAGTGTCGCCTGACAATACCTTGATGTCTTCCGTCATTATTCCAAGGCATTCTGCGGCTATCATTGCCATCGTAGTATGGGAACCCTGACCCATGTCTGGCAGTCCGGTAAAAAGAAAAACCTTTCCGTCTTCACCGACCTTTAATAGCACTGCCGATGTGTCATGTGTGAACATTCCTTTTCCGCCTGACCTGATGACTCCGCATCCTATTCCTATTCCCTTGTAAGGGGGAAGCTTCCCATTTTTTTTCTTCCAGCTTGATTTCTTTGCCGCCTTTGTAATGCACTCTTTAAGGCCGCAGCTTGCATAGCGAATCTTGCTAGGTGTAGTGTAACCCTTGTCTACTGCATTCTTAAGGTTGAGTTCCACCGGATCCATACCAAGGTCTTTTGCTATCAGGTCAAGCTGTGAGCCGAATGCGAATCTGAATGCCACCATGCCTGTGCCATGATGGAAGAAATATGGCGGATTGTTGGTATATACGAGCTTTCCCCTGTATTTTGAGGCTTCAAGCTTATAGAGCATCTGGGATGTGAAACCAATGAAATGAAGGACTATGAACTGGGTTTCCATGTAAGCGCCGCAGTCAAGCAGAAGGTCTGTCTCAATGGCTTTAAGTGTCCCATCTTTCATGAACCCTGTGCGGATCTTGAACTTGTATGTACCGCCGCCCCTGTAAACAAGGAATTCCTCATCGGCTGTGCATGCTATCCTTACAGGTTTGCCCGACTTTCTTGAAAGGAATGCAGCTATATAGTGATGGGGTTTGTCAGCGCCTCTGCCGCAGAAAGCTCCTCCAGTGTTGAGATTGATTACCCTGATATTGCTTTCCTTGAGTTTGAGATTATAGGACATTCCCTTCTGGACAAGAGTTGGTGCCTGAATGGGAGTCCATAATGTGAGCTGGTCAGGAAGCGAAAAATCAGCAAGTACTGTGTGCTGTTCTGAAAAACAACTGTGCGTGGGATTTACCACGAACTCGTCTTCCCTTATCATTTCAGATTCGGCAAATGCCTTGTCCGCATCGCCGAAGTTCATTTTTATCTCGTCAGCAAAATTGTCTTCAAGATAATCATGGATTATGGGTGCGCCTTTTGCCAGGGCATCTTCAATTGAAAAGATTCCAGGCAGAGGTTCGTAATCGACTTTTATCAGCTCTGCCGCCTCGATGGCAGTATCCTCGTCAATGGCTGCCACAGCCGCCACTTCATCGCCGAAATAATATGTCATGTCATCGCAGAGAAGCATCTCGTCAGGGCCGACCATGAAACTGTCTATGTCTTTATGGGTGATGATTGTTTTTACACCCGGAAGCTTAAGTGCCTTTGAAGTATCTATATTTAGTATTTTTGCACGCGGGTAAGGGCTTCTCACTATTTTTCCGGCCAGCATTCCCGGAAGATATACATCATCGGTGAACTCAGAGCGGCCGCTTGCCTTCAATGCTCCGTCAAGCCTTGGAGTATTTCTGCCAAGAATACTGTATTTGTCTTTTTTCTGACTCATAATGACCTTAAGCCTTTTTAAGGTGAAACTTTCTTTATAGCTTCCATGATTTTCACATGTCCCGTACATCTGCAGAATGTTCCTGCCAATGCTTCCTTTATCTCGTCATCTGAGGGTTTTGGGTTTTCATCGAGGAGCGCTTTTGCCGTCATCACGATACCCGGCGTGCAAAACCCGCATTGAATGGCTCCGTTCTCTATGAACGACTTCTGTACAGGATGAAGCGCTTCGTTGTTTGAAATACCTTCTATAGTAGTAATGGTTTTTCCAACACATTCGATAGCCAAGGTAAGACAGGAAAGTATGGCTTTGCCGTCAGCAATTACAGTGCAGACTCCGCAGGTTCCTATCCCGCAGCCTTTTTTTGTGCCGGTAAGCCTTAGCCCATCTCTTAATACATCGAGCAGAGTGTCCCATGGCGAAACTGTGACTTCGAAGCTGTCCCCATTGACATTGAGCGATATTATCTGTTTCAAATCTTCCCTCTCCCTTTGCCTTTGATTTTTTCCTTAAGTTCAGTCAGTGCCCGGGCTGTCATGCTTTCTGCCAACTGTCTCTTATATCCGGACTGGGTAAACAGGTTTGTTAGAGCTCCAAGCTCTGAAGCTGCGGTTTTGGAAGCTTCTGCAATTGACTGCTCTGTTAATCCAGCGCTCATTATTATTGAAGATGTCTTTTGAAGCAGGACAGGTGCGGAGACAATTGAACCAATTACAATCCTGATATCTGAAATTTTATTCCCATCTCTGGATATGGATGCTGCGATGCTTCCGATTGAGAAATCAATTCCCTTCCTTAGGCTGACTTTAATGAAGGTTGAATGACTGTCATCATTCTTTACAGGGATTGTTATTGAAGTAAGAATCTCATTCTTTTCTATTGTTGTGTGGCTGCTTCCGTTGTCTTTAAAAAAATCCTTTAAGGCTATTTCCCTTTCTCCTCCCTTTTTCTTTAAAATCACTTTTGCATCAAGTGTAATAAGGGCAGGAGCTGTGTCTGAATTATTTATTGCATGGCACCGGTCTGAGTTCTTTATCTCATGGCAAAGAGAGGCGCCTGTTTTATGGCATAATCCTCTGCTGTCTCTCCAGAGCTGGGATTGGTTAAAATACCAGCACCTTGTATCAAGACAGATGTTGCCTCCTATGGTTGCCGCATTTCTGAGATGCTTTGATGCAACTGATTTGACTGCTTTGCAAAACATCGGAAGTTTTTCTTTTATCAGTTCGTTTGCAGCAATTTCTGAAAGTGTGGCAGCAGCTCCAATTTTTATACTGCCGTTTTCCTGACTGATAGAATTAAGCTCAGGAATTGATTTTATTCCTATTATTGTGGCGGGGCGGATTATCCTCTGCTTCATGCTTACGAGAAGGTCTGTGCCTCCCGCGAGTATCTTTGATTGGTTGCTTGCTTGATTGATAGACTGGCTGTTTAGCTCTAATGCATTTACTGCTTCTTCAATCGATGCTGGCTTTATATATTCAAAACGGGGTAAACGCACTTTTTATCCTCTTAGTTAGTCATCTCCGTCTGTGAACAAAAAAAATATTCATTCAATGTTAGTTAATTAAGAGAAAGAGCTTTTGATGTCAATAATTTTCAGTAGAAAATAGATGTTTATTTGTTAAAGATAGTATAAAAACCTCGCATTATGGGCTCAAAAGAAAAAACATTATTTACAGGCTCAGGGATAGAAATTAAAGACCTGTACCATCCAGGTGATGCTTCAACTAAAGCGTATAATGAAAAAATCGGTTTTCCCGGAGAATTCCCTTTTACGCGAGGCATACAGCCTACCATGTACAGGGGGAAACTCTGGACAATGCGCCAGTATGCCGGGTTCGGGACTGCTTCTGAAACGAACAGAAGGTTTAAATATCTCATGCAGTCAGGGCAGAAGGGATTGAGCATTGCCTTTGATCTTCCAACGCAGATGGGCCTTGATTCTGATGATAAGCTTTCAAGAGGCGAGGTCGGCAGGATAGGGGTTGCTGTAGATACTCTTGCAGATATGGAGGCGATATTTGACGGCATTCCTCTTAGCTCTATTTCTACCTCAATGACAACTAATGCGCAGGCGGTAGTAATGCTTGCCATGTATATTGCAGTTGCGGAGAAAAATCGGGTACCTGCATTTAATCTGCATGGCACTGTACAGAATGATATATTGAAGGAATATATGGCGCGCGGAACCTATATTTTCCCGCCGTCTCATTCCATGAGGCTTGCGGCTGACCTCATAGAATATTGTTCAAAGAATCTCCCCAATTGGAATCCAATATCTATTTCCG includes:
- a CDS encoding molybdopterin-dependent oxidoreductase, with translation MYGTCENHGSYKESFTLKRLKVIMSQKKDKYSILGRNTPRLDGALKASGRSEFTDDVYLPGMLAGKIVRSPYPRAKILNIDTSKALKLPGVKTIITHKDIDSFMVGPDEMLLCDDMTYYFGDEVAAVAAIDEDTAIEAAELIKVDYEPLPGIFSIEDALAKGAPIIHDYLEDNFADEIKMNFGDADKAFAESEMIREDEFVVNPTHSCFSEQHTVLADFSLPDQLTLWTPIQAPTLVQKGMSYNLKLKESNIRVINLNTGGAFCGRGADKPHHYIAAFLSRKSGKPVRIACTADEEFLVYRGGGTYKFKIRTGFMKDGTLKAIETDLLLDCGAYMETQFIVLHFIGFTSQMLYKLEASKYRGKLVYTNNPPYFFHHGTGMVAFRFAFGSQLDLIAKDLGMDPVELNLKNAVDKGYTTPSKIRYASCGLKECITKAAKKSSWKKKNGKLPPYKGIGIGCGVIRSGGKGMFTHDTSAVLLKVGEDGKVFLFTGLPDMGQGSHTTMAMIAAECLGIMTEDIKVLSGDTDITPLDIGAISQRGTFTTGNAVINACADVKKQLLKTASAKFSVPASAVIFKERKVYPKDAPDKAISFEDLVFETLYSQEGRFVMGRGFYNPPIEDINRTTHEGNSSLAYSFGSQIAEVEVDPETGIVKLVKMTVAHDVGFAINPLGVEGQMDGQVFSGMGQTIYEECVMDNGRVLNPTLLDYRTPRAYEMPEVDHIIVETIDPYGPFGAKEVGQGVIQCTTPAIANAVSNAIGYPIKELPITPERVLKAIRQKKTEQNKA
- a CDS encoding (2Fe-2S)-binding protein; translated protein: MKQIISLNVNGDSFEVTVSPWDTLLDVLRDGLRLTGTKKGCGIGTCGVCTVIADGKAILSCLTLAIECVGKTITTIEGISNNEALHPVQKSFIENGAIQCGFCTPGIVMTAKALLDENPKPSDDEIKEALAGTFCRCTGHVKIMEAIKKVSP
- a CDS encoding FAD binding domain-containing protein; its protein translation is MRLPRFEYIKPASIEEAVNALELNSQSINQASNQSKILAGGTDLLVSMKQRIIRPATIIGIKSIPELNSISQENGSIKIGAAATLSEIAANELIKEKLPMFCKAVKSVASKHLRNAATIGGNICLDTRCWYFNQSQLWRDSRGLCHKTGASLCHEIKNSDRCHAINNSDTAPALITLDAKVILKKKGGEREIALKDFFKDNGSSHTTIEKNEILTSITIPVKNDDSHSTFIKVSLRKGIDFSIGSIAASISRDGNKISDIRIVIGSIVSAPVLLQKTSSIIMSAGLTEQSIAEASKTAASELGALTNLFTQSGYKRQLAESMTARALTELKEKIKGKGRGKI